The Cellulomonas sp. P24 genome contains a region encoding:
- a CDS encoding helix-turn-helix transcriptional regulator, which yields METAPAIDGAALRAARIGAGLTQHQLAHEVGVVGGERISMWERGEARPRSPQLLHAVARAVQVRVTALLLPPEGAASLRWLRFAAGLSVDEVARAAHVSVASLKRWEAQGCRRLPSAATLNAMAETLGVLSTEVESALRP from the coding sequence ATGGAGACCGCACCGGCGATCGACGGCGCTGCACTTCGCGCCGCGCGAATAGGTGCTGGACTGACGCAGCACCAGCTCGCGCACGAGGTCGGCGTCGTCGGCGGGGAGCGCATCTCGATGTGGGAGCGCGGCGAGGCGCGCCCACGGAGCCCTCAACTGCTACATGCGGTCGCGCGGGCCGTTCAAGTTCGCGTCACCGCGCTGCTCTTGCCGCCCGAGGGGGCTGCCAGCTTGCGTTGGCTGCGGTTCGCCGCAGGCCTCAGCGTCGACGAGGTTGCCCGAGCCGCCCACGTGTCTGTCGCATCGCTGAAGCGGTGGGAGGCGCAGGGATGCCGTCGATTGCCCTCCGCGGCGACTCTCAACGCGATGGCGGAGACTTTGGGCGTCTTGTCGACTGAGGTCGAGAGCGCACTGCGCCCGTAG
- a CDS encoding site-specific integrase encodes MKAPETFARRVDADAWLARQRTALEDHVLRPAVLARRMALQEYADVWLRDRRSASGQPLRPSTRRVYEHYLVKLIYPELGEVLLTELTPALVNGWYRRLVPDRPTLRARTYALLRGVLATAIEDELIAANPCRVRGASNARPATQTVVASPAQVNELAAAMPAPLAAAVQIGAWCQLRNGEVLELRRKDMTAELISVQRGVTWTKTGAHVGPPKTDAGVRTVSIPPHVRPVLAAHLESFVPDGPEALLFPAAPGSTVHMRQTTFAYHFKRAVLQTSLPATFRFHWLRHTGLTLAAQAGATLAELSARAGHSTTSTVMRYQHATAARDDALAHALSKLASEPDE; translated from the coding sequence GTGAAGGCGCCGGAGACGTTCGCCCGGCGGGTGGATGCGGACGCGTGGTTGGCGCGTCAGCGCACCGCCCTGGAGGACCATGTGCTGCGTCCCGCGGTTCTGGCTCGGCGGATGGCACTGCAGGAGTACGCCGATGTGTGGCTGCGGGATCGGCGCAGCGCGTCTGGTCAGCCCCTTCGGCCCTCGACGAGGCGCGTGTATGAGCACTATCTGGTCAAGCTCATCTATCCCGAGTTGGGGGAGGTGCTGCTGACCGAGTTGACGCCGGCGTTGGTGAACGGGTGGTACCGGCGGTTGGTCCCGGACAGGCCAACGCTGCGGGCGCGGACCTACGCGCTGCTGCGGGGCGTGCTTGCGACGGCGATCGAAGACGAGTTGATAGCGGCGAACCCGTGCCGGGTGCGCGGTGCGTCGAACGCGAGACCGGCGACCCAGACCGTCGTCGCCAGCCCGGCGCAGGTCAACGAGCTGGCCGCCGCGATGCCGGCGCCACTGGCTGCGGCGGTCCAGATCGGGGCGTGGTGCCAACTGCGCAACGGCGAGGTCTTGGAACTCCGACGCAAGGACATGACGGCCGAACTCATTTCCGTTCAGCGAGGCGTGACCTGGACCAAGACGGGTGCGCACGTCGGGCCGCCGAAGACCGACGCCGGCGTGCGGACGGTGAGCATCCCACCCCACGTCCGCCCAGTGCTGGCGGCGCATCTGGAGTCCTTCGTGCCCGACGGCCCCGAGGCGCTGTTGTTCCCGGCCGCGCCGGGCTCCACAGTGCACATGCGCCAGACGACGTTCGCCTACCACTTCAAGCGTGCCGTTCTGCAGACGTCCCTGCCGGCCACCTTCAGGTTCCACTGGTTGCGGCACACCGGCCTGACCCTCGCGGCGCAGGCCGGCGCGACGCTCGCCGAGCTGAGCGCCCGAGCGGGACACTCCACGACCTCCACCGTGATGCGATACCAGCACGCAACGGCCGCTCGCGACGACGCGCTCGCCCATGCCCTCTCGAAGTTGGCGAGCGAGCCGGACGAGTGA